Within the Glycine max cultivar Williams 82 chromosome 12, Glycine_max_v4.0, whole genome shotgun sequence genome, the region GTTATGTTTGATTGATAGCACTCTATTATTGAGACTGTCTATTAGATAATCAATTTTTTCATGTGTTAATGATAGCAAGGAAGAACCTTAGGCCATTTTGTGATTCATTTTAGGTGACTTTCAACTGGTATACAATATTCCCTGGCAAAAGTTAGAAGAATTCcttgaagttttgatgatatgTATGGTTTCTGCTTTGTTATGATTTCAAAGCTGAATGCTCCTGTAGCCACATAttctttaacaaaattttgGTTAGTTCTCTATTAATTTTGTGAGTTTATCAGGGCAACAATGCATATATGGTTGCATTTGCTGGGCAGAAATATGCAGCAAGGTCACTACCTATTATGTTTGCTGACAACAGTCACACAATTActagtttcactttggtaaACTCAATTGACATGCTCAGGCTTCGCTTCTCTAGTAATGTGATTTCCTTTAGGACCGACTCTAGGACTGTCATTTTTAATCTGAATGTTGAATGATTAACAGGTTCTTGAATTTCAAGAGGGAACCCTTCAAAACTTGTATTGGAAGAGTTTCGGTTGTGATGGATGTCCTAGTGGAAGCATTTGCCTGAATCAACAAGACTGTGCAGTTCCAAACAAAGAGTGTCAAAAGAATGGAGGGACTGCCTGCAACATGGGAATACAGTTGGCATTTTCAGGCACTGACAAGAATCTCGATGCTCTTAATTCTTGGTACGAAGTGCAAAATCTACGGCAGTACTCCCTCTATGGTCTATTCTCCAATCTTCGTGACTCCATCATTGGGCCATATGAAAATCTCTTTTAAGTCTACATATTTCCAGCTTGTACGCATGGTAGGCAGACTGTACCCATTTAACTGTTATTTGTGAGTTTAATTGTCTTTCATCTTCACATTCAAAATCCCCAACAACTTGTCTATTTCTATTTAGTCTAAAGTTATTGACGGAGGTTTTTCCACTTAACAAGACACGGAATTATGTTGATCCTACACTAAGGAAATCATGTTATGCAAAATCATATAGATACATTAAATTGACCAAAACATTCACAAGGACATAAAGAAATGTAGGTCATCAGTCCCCAATTAAAAGGCTATAAAAGAGATTCAGAATTTGTAATATATCACGCTAGAAGACAGTTATATATAACTCTGAGTCAGTTTGGTATCCCTTTAAAAtcagaatgaaaaaaatttgaagatgagttttttaaacattttttcctGCAAAGCTCATAATAGAATATTGCAGCCCATTTTCAGGAGTACACCTAACTGACCATTAAAATAACTCTTTAAGCTGTATAtcattgagagagaaaaatctTGTTGCCCCAATAACTGCCAATCTGGTTACGCTCAACAACTAGATCCCCCATAACAAGTTATCTAGAATCTTATGAATTTTCAGGCTCAATTATAACATTAAAGCCAAATTCATTTCCTGGCTTGAATGATTTTTTGAGTTGTTCTTGCGTTTGGGTAGTGCTTATCTTCCGGTCCTTTACATCCAAGTTTTCCTGGTATTGTGTCATCAAATGTGGAAATAAGTTTATATCCATGACAGCCACATATGAAGGGGTAAAAATCACTTGCCTTTTTCACATAATCAGCCATGGTAGAATTGAGTATTTCTTGTATTGAAAACTTGGTGACACGTTCTTCCCCAAGCATCTGTACAAGGAAGTCCTTTGGGATCTGCATGCATTTCCTTATCAAGTTATCTTCAAGGAAGACTAAAGCATACATGATAGTGcttacattttatttatgttgatgTTATTGACAATATTACAGATGAATGAGAAAATAACTTAtggattaaatgataataaataataattcatcaAATATAAAGAAAACTTGATTGGAAATCACGCACCTTTGATGATTTTCCTGGAGCAGTTCAGACATCACATGCACAATAACAATTTAATACAGTTAAAGCTCATGAACTGCAAATTCTTATGCTGTAAAAATACTGAAATATGATGAGCaggaaaatgaaaaatcatatCAACAGCAAGAAATAAGTATTGAATTTGAAAAGGAAGCATCTATCAATGTAACTGTGAAgagtaaaatgaaaatcaagtttcctttcttttcccaCTATTCTCATCATTGGTTGCATATTTGGTATCAATCTAACAGAGACAATTGACTACTATAGAGGATAGGGTCAACCAGTGAAACCCCTTTTCACTAACAAATACAGAAAGTGTCAAAATGGGCATCCAATTGGTAAAGCACTCATGCAAAAACCAAGATCAAGACCACCAATAAGAAGGATATGCTGGTCATTTCACAAGCCTTAGTTGAGCAAGAAAATGAGTAGCGAATAAAATGGTGACTAATTAATTGTCCAGGCCTTGGAAAGAGAAAGAACTAGATATTTTGTAATGAAGGTATAAGCAGCTGCCAAATGGTATTTCACATAAAAGATCGTTATCAGTCTTTACTTTTTAGTAAGTCTGGAATGTGGTAGGAAAATGGAAATACCTCGTATTTAAGAAACACTTGAGGATTAGGGAGAAATCTTGCAGCAAATACCAAATGCTAAGCTCATGTGTGTTCTTGGCAGGGAATGAAAGTGAATGACCAATAGATATGTTCAGGGTATGAAAGTGCATGTTATCAATAATGCAGCTTCTTACCTCCTTTTTGCATGCGAAATCCAGGAACTGGTGGGGCAGTACGGCCTAAGTTTGTTAGGATCCTGTCGAATACCTTCTGTGTTTGATCGCCAGTCAAGTCCACTCTTAGCTGCAATTTAATCCATAAGATAGTTATCACAACATCAAACCCAAAAGTAGTAGGGTACAGGGAAATGAAAACCTAAAAATAGCATGATGCAGTAATTTATAGAAACACTGACACACTCcagcaatataaaaaataaataaataaaggataGAAGGGGGAGACTAAGGAGAAGGCATGTTATAGTGATATACTgtgtgcatatttttttttgaaaggcataTTTGAAACTGCAGGTTGCATTGTATGCTAGTGGTGGCAATGTCTGATAACAaccaaaaaacatatttatagcAATATTAGCTTCAATCTTGATCAACTTGTATAAACAAAAGTAACATGAAGTACACTATGACGacagaaacaaattaaaataccacATGGGGAAGACTTTGCCTGATCAATTGAGCATGAAGACTACCAAAGGTTTAAGTTGAGGCTAGTTCTTCAAGGTtatcaaattaataaacttgatcggaaaaattaataatcattcAGTACAAAAAATTGCACATCAGTTTATCAAATCATATTTCAGCCTTTTAACTGAAAACTCAACAAAGCCAGTAGGAATATGAATTTGAGACACGCACAAATTCCTCCatacaaaaatataagatttatttatttattgttataaatcACATTTTTCCATCTATGACAGTTCTTTTGAGAGAGATAGAAGAAAATATGAAGAGAAACAGAGAATAGAAGCTAGGGAGAAACAATTTGGAATACATAGTATGACAACATAAAGAAACACGAGATAATTTCCTGAAAGAGCCAGAATAGCAAATCTACATTGGAACCAGTATTTGCAGTGTGCTCACTTGTATCTTATTTTCATCTTCAGAATCTACTACTATTTTGGCATTTGCTAAGATGGCTGAAATATCGTTCGAATCTGTAATTGATGCTTCCAAACCTACAAGGCAATAGCATgataatatattaatgttattataGCACTGACTTTAACTCACAGCAAAACGGGTATACAGGAAAAGACAATAAACCTAGGACATTGTCCACTTTCTGTACTTAAAACTTCGTAGAACATCCATTCATATATTTGAAATCCAACAAAGGAAAATGGGTCCAAAAGTTACCTGAATTAAGAGCTGAAATTGGTGTAATGAGATGTGTGGGAGTTGTCTCGATGGGACTAGAAAGAATACCTAAGCTGCAAGGAAAAAAGCAtgttaaagcaaaataaataagCCGTGTGTTATCCTCCATGTATATGCAAGTAATAGCCAATAGGGTTGCTAAATATGAATCTCAAAGAAATAATGGTAAGTGAAGTAATTTGAGTACCTCATCCTCTTGGACAGAGTGGGACCGAGAGAAAAAGTGGCTCTGGATTTTGCATTTGGAATGGCAAGAAAGTGAATGCAGCAGGTTTTAGTTCTAGAGAATGGGCAAGTTGTGAAACAAGCAGCTCCAAATGTTAGGGAATTAGACTTGGAGGCCATCACCATGTTCGTGTCGTGGCTTATGGTTGCTGAATGACCATGTCTTATCCCTTAAATCTTTTTGAGGATGTGCCACACCAAGGTGGGGTCACGTTACAATTCCAATTTACAAACTATCACGTGGTTGCTTGTTTGATTTCATGATTAACTgattttacataaatttatatgtttgattttatgtttaaaataatttaaattctaagtttaaataacttttgaatCGTTTGTctgttgaataattttttttttataatgagtCTGACTTTTAACTTATTTATGTCAAACATAAATCagatgattttataattaattttataaaattaattttattcaaaatcaatttggttAATGTTGATCTAAACATTCATCAAGTGTTTTGCAATTTATCTTATTAGTTAATGCTTACTTATCTTCTTCAATATAATCCTCGTAGGAgagtaaaaaatttattttattagttttctttatttattgtttattgactaaaaatataatataattaagcgtattccagtaaaaaaaaactataaataaataattcatgaGCCAatttaaaaaagacaaacaaaattattaaaataatctttttatttcttttccaataattcatattttgtcTCACATATATTGCTTTCCTAAATGTGCTGTTAAAAATGTTACGATAACCTTAAACAgagtaatattttatatcaagaagattataaTGGATACATTTAATATTACATTTGACTCAATTTTAATAttcctaaatatatttttaaaatttcatataattgaaattaaaaaaatgttaaattactcatttaattcctataatttcatgattcttacatttttaattcataatttttttaattcttttaatttttatagtttaaaaatatttttttaatccttataatttttattttaattcttttagtctttataatttaaaaatgatatttttagttcttataatttatattttaattatcttttaatccttactataaaaatatataaaaataattagttataaattaattataaattatcaactactttttttttacaaattattttacgataaattaattatgaactgtcaataattttgtaattaattataattgataatattattcatattttaatgataaggactgaaagaaaattaaaatataaaatatagagactaaaaatacaacttttaaactatagggactaaaagaaaattaaaatacaaattatggactaaaaaaaccactttcaaaATTATGGAAACTAAAAgagatcactttcaaactagggactaaaaagataaGAATCATAAAACTATAGGGATAGGATgaacaatttaaccaaaaataaataagaattggAATTTGTTAACATGGCTGAAATTTCGTTGGAATTTCAGATGGACTTATCCAATCTTGAAAATTTAGAACAGAAACAATTACTGATGGCCAGGACGAGCATATACATTAGACTGGTATCAAGCATTAACTTCTCAAGATTTGACTTTTCCTGTCACCATATGGACAATGacataaaaatcatgaaaattttacataaatcaaTCCTTCTATTCTTCCATAACATTCTCtaaatataaacttaaaaattcaattagttgtcattttctttttatatttatggcTTTTTCCAGGTAGTTGCTGGTTTGCTTCTGAGCTTTGCCCATAATTTCAGTCCTTCGATAAGGATTGACGCTATATTGCCCTGTGTCATGACATTTCTTTCCCAATGGTTTGGAACTACATTTAACGCTCGGGGAATCCAGCAGAATTTTCAAGAGACGAAAATTCAAAACTATTTTGCTTTTACCCATTAAAATGAGAGAATAGTTACCGACTTTAGTACAGCCATTAGTAGTTGCTACCAACTTGAGAATTCCTCCAACTGTGGAAATCTTTGTCTAACCATATGGTGTGCAGAAAGACCAAAGTCCAACTTGGGAAGTTTCAACTTCAAGATGCTTCAGCCCAGCTGATTTACTTACTATACATTGCAAACAACTATTGAAGAAAGTAAGGGATCAGATGCTCCAGTAATATCACCACCTTTACTCCTAACATGAAGAAGATAATCAACAGCTTTTTTGGTAATAACCTCGCCGGGGATTAATACTGGTATGCCCGGAGGGTATGGACATATAAGCTCCCCTGAAATCTCACCGATGCTCTCCTTTATCgttacttttcttttacttgCAAAAAAGGCATCTCTAGGGATCAAACTCGTGATTTTATCATCAAAGGGTGCATGAACTGTAAGCACTCTCTCTTCAGGTTGCTGAATGGTAACATATGTTGCAGCCAAATGCTTTATTCCTGATAAAAGCCTTTGGACATGGTCCCTACAAGTTCCAAGATTGAATGCATAAGTAATAGATTTATTCCCAACAAGTTCACAGACGACCCCGTAATCTCCATATAGGATTTCGTCTGCTTCATAACCTGATAAACCAACCTTCCAAAAACCCACAGTGAGACGCAATGGATCAATTGCAGGAAAGGTTGGAAAGCTTGAATTCTCAAGCACTGATATACCAGGGATTCGTTTTAGCATGCACTTTGCCTCATAAGCTAATGCCATTGCTTGGTTGAATACAACATCAGGGCTTTCACTAAGTTGAGCTCTAGCAGCATCCAGAGATGCCAAAAGCAGATAACTAGGGCTTGTGGATTGAAGAGTTTGGAGACATCTAGAAATTTTTTCCTTATCTACAATATTTCCCGACATGTGCAGCATAGATGACTGAGTCAGAGAGCATAGAACTTTGTGAGTAGACTGTACAGTCAGATCAGCTCCTTGCTGGAGGGCTGAGTTAGGCAGTTCAGTATGAAATCCAAAATGTGCACCATGAGCTTCATCAACAAGCAAAGGAATTTTATGAGAATGACACAGCTCAGAAATCTCACTCAAGTTGCTGCAAATACCATGATAAGTAGGTGAGGTGATGAAGACTGCTGCTGCTTTTTTCCCTTCCATTTCTAGTTCTTGTATGGCTTTCAATACCTGGAACAACATCCAGCCATCCCACCGACAGAAAAAAGAAGTGAGAACTAGATAAGATTACTAGAAGAGAGTGCTAATATTGAGGAAAGAAAAAGTCAGAAATTCAGAATAATGGCTCATCTTTTGTGTAAGAGTTCAAAAAAcctatttagaattttttttttaatgaatatgaCAATTCTGTTCATGTTAACTGCTTGcatgcaattatttttttattttcatcagtAAATTTTCCATGAAGGTAAGCATAATATGATATTGGACACAACCAAACCACCTGTAATGGAGTGACACCACCAGCAATGTCCCAATCATTCTCATAGTCAGGAACGATGTACTTAGGCACTGCACCAGATAATACCAAAGCAGATATAGCTGATATATGAGAATTCCTTGGAAGAATGAGAAATTCCCCCGGAGAACAGGTTGCCATTATTGCTGCCTGTATCCCACAAGTAGTACCTCCAACAAGAAACCATGTCTGCGACGATCCAAACAGTTTGGCTGCTTCAGTTTGTGCTTCTAATATGGGACCCTGTGGGCAAAAGAGGTTGTCAAGCTCCGGAAGCTCGGGCAAGTCATGAACAAATGGTCTTGTTCCAATGAGCCGAGTCAACGAAGCGGGCGCAGCACGCCCTC harbors:
- the LOC100819143 gene encoding arginine decarboxylase isoform X1, which codes for MMSPTFSLSCMSNWLCPLHFPDFANTSTFRLHCSQERSLAPPSVTSVGQDESIGRIAIRNDHVLRNNSPVLQQNGLPPLVSALKASAEQNVASFHFPGHNRGRAAPASLTRLIGTRPFVHDLPELPELDNLFCPQGPILEAQTEAAKLFGSSQTWFLVGGTTCGIQAAIMATCSPGEFLILPRNSHISAISALVLSGAVPKYIVPDYENDWDIAGGVTPLQVLKAIQELEMEGKKAAAVFITSPTYHGICSNLSEISELCHSHKIPLLVDEAHGAHFGFHTELPNSALQQGADLTVQSTHKVLCSLTQSSMLHMSGNIVDKEKISRCLQTLQSTSPSYLLLASLDAARAQLSESPDVVFNQAMALAYEAKCMLKRIPGISVLENSSFPTFPAIDPLRLTVGFWKVGLSGYEADEILYGDYGVVCELVGNKSITYAFNLGTCRDHVQRLLSGIKHLAATYVTIQQPEERVLTVHAPFDDKITSLIPRDAFFASKRKVTIKESIGEISGELICPYPPGIPVLIPGEVITKKAVDYLLHVRSKGGDITGASDPLLSSIVVCNV
- the LOC100813820 gene encoding uncharacterized protein, encoding MGMDEFFAMSKMRKADLVKRVVVIAVMAMFVADAADTNDVYSPCLDAKVQRGDGFTFGIAFSDKQFFSQGNGPQLSPCDKRLDLANKGAQLSVFRPTVDEVSLLTINRSTSNPGNNAYMVAFAGQKYAARSLPIMFADNSHTITSFTLVLEFQEGTLQNLYWKSFGCDGCPSGSICLNQQDCAVPNKECQKNGGTACNMGIQLAFSGTDKNLDALNSWYEVQNLRQYSLYGLFSNLRDSIIGPYENLF
- the LOC100819143 gene encoding arginine decarboxylase isoform X2, which codes for MMSPTFSLSCMSNWLCPLHFPDFANTSTFRLHCSQERSLAPPSVTSVGQDESIGRIAIRNDHVLRNNSPVLQQNGLPPLVSALKASAEQNVASFHFPGHNRGRAAPASLTRLIGTRPFVHDLPELPELDNLFCPQGPILEAQTEAAKLFGSSQTWFLVGGTTCGIQAAIMATCSPGEFLILPRNSHISAISALVLSGAVPKYIVPDYENDWDIAGGVTPLQVLKAIQELEMEGKKAAAVFITSPTYHALQQGADLTVQSTHKVLCSLTQSSMLHMSGNIVDKEKISRCLQTLQSTSPSYLLLASLDAARAQLSESPDVVFNQAMALAYEAKCMLKRIPGISVLENSSFPTFPAIDPLRLTVGFWKVGLSGYEADEILYGDYGVVCELVGNKSITYAFNLGTCRDHVQRLLSGIKHLAATYVTIQQPEERVLTVHAPFDDKITSLIPRDAFFASKRKVTIKESIGEISGELICPYPPGIPVLIPGEVITKKAVDYLLHVRSKGGDITGASDPLLSSIVVCNV